One window of the Streptomyces sp. TS71-3 genome contains the following:
- a CDS encoding D-2-hydroxyacid dehydrogenase encodes MEAAASPARVVFAPEPDDALLTAADAVVGPVPPERLPTARRLRWIHSAAAGVDGYLSPELSASGIQLTSSVGNGAIPLAEHALMLMLMLSRDAPRWARAQAEHRWERRVHGELAGHTLGIVGLGHSGVDLAAKAKACHMRVVGVRRRAGLPTPAVDEVYGPEGLPRVLAAADFLVVTAPRTPATAGLIDAAALRLMKPTAFVICISRGGIIDEDALVTALREERLAGAGLDAHATEPLPADSPLWTLPNVIVTPHNGATTEATARRGDAILLENLRRFARGEPLVNVVDKEEGY; translated from the coding sequence ATGGAGGCGGCAGCCTCCCCCGCCCGAGTCGTCTTCGCACCGGAACCGGACGACGCCCTGCTCACCGCGGCGGACGCCGTCGTGGGCCCGGTCCCGCCGGAGAGACTGCCGACCGCGCGCCGCCTGCGCTGGATCCACAGCGCCGCCGCCGGCGTCGACGGCTACCTCTCCCCGGAGCTGTCCGCCTCCGGCATCCAACTCACGTCGTCCGTGGGCAACGGCGCGATCCCGCTCGCCGAGCACGCCCTGATGCTCATGCTGATGCTCAGCCGCGACGCGCCCCGGTGGGCGCGGGCCCAGGCCGAGCACCGCTGGGAGCGCCGGGTGCACGGCGAGCTGGCCGGGCACACCCTGGGCATCGTGGGCCTCGGGCACAGCGGCGTGGACCTCGCGGCCAAGGCCAAGGCCTGCCACATGCGGGTGGTCGGGGTACGGCGCAGGGCCGGGCTGCCCACACCGGCGGTGGACGAGGTGTACGGGCCCGAGGGGCTGCCGCGGGTACTGGCCGCCGCGGACTTCCTGGTCGTCACCGCACCCCGCACCCCGGCGACCGCCGGGCTGATCGACGCCGCGGCGCTCCGGCTGATGAAGCCCACGGCATTCGTCATCTGCATCTCCCGCGGCGGAATCATCGACGAGGACGCGCTCGTGACGGCCCTGCGCGAGGAACGCCTCGCGGGCGCGGGCCTGGACGCCCACGCGACCGAACCCCTGCCCGCCGACAGCCCGCTGTGGACCCTCCCCAACGTCATCGTCACCCCGCACAACGGCGCCACGACCGAGGCCACGGCCCGGCGCGGAGACGCGATCCTGCTGGAGAACCTGCGACGGTTCGCGCGGGGGGAGCCGCTGGTGAACGTGGTGGACAAGGAGGAGGGGTACTGA
- a CDS encoding carbohydrate ABC transporter permease encodes MTTGSATEAIQTPATAKSPQTHHGRVPTSSRMRSAFTHAALIVFVLLMLYPLLWMLVSAFKPGHLVLTEPGLIPKQFTFRNFVEGWNILNQPFSIFFINSLIVSVGAIVGNLFSCSLTAYALARMEFRMRKVYLAITLGAVMLPIHALIIPQYIVFSKLHLVNTYVPLLLPKFLGTDAFFVFLMVQFIRTVPRDLDRAAWIDGAGPFRTFWSVILPLMRPALVTTTIFTFIWTWNDFFVPLIYLTRTGAFTVPVALNSMVSAENQSGIGMLFAMSLISLLPILVFFALAQRHLVRGIATTGLK; translated from the coding sequence ATGACTACCGGGTCCGCCACGGAGGCGATTCAGACGCCGGCGACGGCCAAGTCGCCGCAGACGCACCACGGACGGGTGCCGACCAGCTCCCGGATGCGCTCCGCCTTCACCCACGCCGCGCTCATCGTGTTCGTCCTGCTGATGCTCTATCCACTGCTGTGGATGCTGGTCAGCGCGTTCAAGCCCGGGCACCTGGTGCTCACGGAACCGGGCCTGATCCCGAAGCAGTTCACGTTCCGGAACTTCGTCGAGGGCTGGAACATCCTCAACCAGCCGTTCTCCATCTTCTTCATCAACTCCCTGATCGTCTCCGTCGGGGCGATCGTCGGGAACCTCTTCTCCTGCTCGCTGACCGCCTACGCGCTGGCCCGCATGGAGTTCCGGATGCGGAAGGTGTACCTCGCCATCACGCTGGGCGCGGTGATGCTGCCGATCCACGCGCTGATCATTCCGCAGTACATCGTCTTCTCGAAGCTGCACCTGGTGAACACGTACGTGCCGCTGCTGCTCCCGAAGTTCCTGGGCACCGACGCGTTCTTCGTCTTCCTGATGGTGCAGTTCATCCGGACCGTTCCGCGCGATCTGGACCGGGCGGCGTGGATCGACGGCGCGGGACCGTTCCGCACGTTCTGGAGCGTGATCCTCCCGCTGATGCGGCCCGCGCTGGTGACCACCACCATCTTCACGTTCATCTGGACCTGGAACGACTTCTTCGTCCCCCTGATCTACCTGACCCGCACCGGCGCGTTCACGGTGCCCGTGGCGCTGAACTCGATGGTGTCCGCGGAGAACCAGAGCGGCATCGGCATGCTGTTCGCGATGTCGCTGATCTCGCTCCTGCCGATCCTCGTCTTCTTCGCACTGGCGCAGCGGCACCTGGTCCGCGGCATTGCGACGACGGGGTTGAAATGA